Proteins encoded by one window of Anguilla rostrata isolate EN2019 chromosome 9, ASM1855537v3, whole genome shotgun sequence:
- the LOC135262930 gene encoding adrenodoxin-like, giving the protein MARCVHLQSLLSGLASRALFSLSPRVQSGPCLPRVLGGLQSRGFGLYHVLSSTSEGSSLPEDNVTLHFVNQDGVRTTTSVTEGVSLLNVVINKKIDISGFGACDGTLACSTCHLIFEENIFEKMDSLADEEVDMLDLAYGLTKTSRLGCQVCVRKWMDGMTVRVPRDEKMASTRTQ; this is encoded by the exons ATGGCGAGATGTGTACATCTccagtctctcctctctggcCTGGCATCCAGAGCCTTGTTCTCTCTTAGTCCTCGGGTCCAGTCGGGTCCCTGCCTCCCCCGGGTACTAGGAGGCCTGCAGAGCAGGGGGTTTGGCTTGTACCACGTCCTGAGCAGCACCTCCGAGGGCAGCAG CCTGCCAGAAGACAATGTAACTCTCCACTTTGTTAATCAAGATGGAGTGAGAACCACCACCTCGGTCACAGAAGGGGTATCTCTGTTAAATGTTGTCATTAACAAGAAGATTGACATCAGTGGCTTTG GAGCCTGTGATGGAACATTAGCCTGCTCCACCTGCCAcctcatttttgaagaaaacatttttgagaaAATGGACTCCTTGGCAGATGAAGAGGTGGATATGCTGGACCTAGCTTATGGACTGACTAAAAC GTCTCGTCTCGGTTGCCAAGTATGTGTacgaaaatggatggatggaatgaCTGTGCGAGTGCCAAGGGATGAGAAGATGGCGTCAACAAGGACTCAGTGA